The Chlorocebus sabaeus isolate Y175 chromosome 6, mChlSab1.0.hap1, whole genome shotgun sequence genome has a segment encoding these proteins:
- the ZNF613 gene encoding zinc finger protein 613 isoform X1, protein MIKSQESLTLEDVAVEFTWEEWQLLGPAQKDLYRDVMLENYSNLVSVGYQASKPDALSKLEQGEPWMVENEIHSQICPEIKKVDNRLQMHSQNQRCLKRVEQCHKHAFGNIIHQRKSDFPLRQNHDTFDLHGKILKSNLSLINQNKRYEIKKSVGVNRDGKSFLHAKHEQFHNEMNFPEGGNSTNTNSQFIKHQQTQKTDKPHVCTECGKAFRKKSRLIYHQRVHTGEKPHGCSICGKAFSRKSGLTEHQRNHTGEKPYECTECDKAFRWKSQLNVHQKIHTGEKSYICSDCGKGFIKKSQLINHQRVHTGEKPHGCGLCGKAFSKKSRLTEHQRTHTGEKPYECTECDKAFRWKSQLNAHQKAHTGEKSYICSDCGKGFIQKGNLIVHQRIHTGEKPYICNECGKGFIQKGNLLIHRRTHTGEKPYVCNECGKGFSQKTCLISHQRFHTGKTPFVCTECGKSCSHKSGLINHQRIHTGEKPYTCSDCGKAFRDKSCLNRHRRTHTGERPYGCSDCGKAFSHLSCLVYHKGMLHAREKRVGSVKLENPFSESHSLSHTSDLIQDKDSVNMVTMQMPSVAAQTSLTNSEFQADSKVAIVSQPVARSSVSADGRICTE, encoded by the exons ATGATCAAGTCCCAG GAATCACTGACCCTGGAGGATGTGGCTGTGGAGTTCACCTGGGAAGAGTGGCAGCTCCTCGGCCCTGCTCAGAAGGACCTGTACCGGGACGTGATGTTGGAGAACTATAGCAACCTGGTGTCAGTGG GGTATCAAGCCAGCAAGCCAGATGCACTCTCCAAGTTGGAACAAGGAGAACCATGGATGGTAGAAAATGAAATCCACAGCCAAATCTGTCCAG AAATCAAGAAAGTTGACAATCGTCTACAGATGCACTCACAAAACCAAAGATGTCTGAAGAGAGTGGAACAATGCCATAAACATGCATTTGGAAACATCATTCATCAGAGGAAAAGTGATTTTCCTTTAAGGCAAAATCATGATACATTTGACTTACATGGGAAAATACTGAAATCAAATTTAAGTTTAATCAACCAGAACAAAAGGTATGAAATCAAGAAGTCTGTGGGGGTTAATAGAGATGGGAAATCCTTCCTTCATGCCAAGCATGAACAATTTCATAATGAAATGAACTTCCCCGAAGGTGGAAATTCTACGAATACAAATTCACAGTTCATTAAGCATCAGCAAACTCAAAAGACAGATAAACCCCATGTATGCACTGAGTGCGGGAAGGCTTTCCGCAAGAAGTCTCGCCTCATCTATCATCagagagttcacactggagagaaacctcaTGGATGCAGtatatgtgggaaagccttctcCAGAAAGTCCGGGCTCACTGAACACCAGAGAAATCACacgggagagaaaccctatgaatgcacTGAATGTGACAAAGCATTCCGCTGGAAATCACAGCTCAATGTGCACCAGAAaattcatacaggagagaaatCATATATATGCAGTGATTGTGGAAAAGGCTTCATCAAGAAGTCTCAgctcattaatcatcagagagttcatacaggagagaaaccacATGGATGCGGCCTGTGTGGGAAAGCCTTCTCCAAAAAGTCCAGGCTCACTGAACACCAGAGaactcatacaggagagaaaccctatgaatgcacTGAATGTGACAAAGCATTCCGCTGGAAATCACAGCTCAATGCGCATCAGAAAGCTCACACAGGAGAGAAGTCATATATATGCAGTGATTGTGGAAAAGGCTTCATTCAGAAGGGCAATCTCATTGTACATCAgcgaattcatactggagaaaaaccctatataTGCAATGAATGTGGAAAAGGCTTCATCCAAAAGGGTAATCTCCTTATTCATCGACgtactcacactggagagaaaccctatgtatgcaatgaatgtgggaaagGCTTCAGCCAGAAAACATGCTTAATATCCCATCAGAGATTTCACACAGGAAAGACACCCTTTGTATGTACTGAGTGTGGAAAATCCTGTTCACACAAGTCGGGTCTCATTAACCACCAGAGAattcacacaggagaaaaaccctatacATGCAGTgactgtgggaaagccttcagagATAAATCATGTCTCAACAGACATCGGAGAACTCATACAGGGGAGAGACCCTATGGATGCTCTGATTGTGGGAAAGCTTTCTCCCACTTGTCATGCCTTGTTTATCATAAGGGAATGCTGCATGCAAGAGAGAAACGTGTAGGTTCAGTCAAATTGGAAAATCCTTTCTCAGAGAGTCATAGCTTATCACATACAAGTGATCTCATACAGGATAAAGACTCTGTTAACATGGTGACTATGCAGATGCCTTCTGTGGCAGCTCAGACTTCATTAACTAACAGTGAGTTCCAAGCAGATAGCAAAGTAGCCATTGTGAGCCAGCCTGTTGCCAGAAGTTCAGTCTCAGCAGATGGTAGAATTTGCACAGAATAA
- the ZNF613 gene encoding zinc finger protein 613 isoform X2, with protein sequence MLENYSNLVSVGYQASKPDALSKLEQGEPWMVENEIHSQICPEIKKVDNRLQMHSQNQRCLKRVEQCHKHAFGNIIHQRKSDFPLRQNHDTFDLHGKILKSNLSLINQNKRYEIKKSVGVNRDGKSFLHAKHEQFHNEMNFPEGGNSTNTNSQFIKHQQTQKTDKPHVCTECGKAFRKKSRLIYHQRVHTGEKPHGCSICGKAFSRKSGLTEHQRNHTGEKPYECTECDKAFRWKSQLNVHQKIHTGEKSYICSDCGKGFIKKSQLINHQRVHTGEKPHGCGLCGKAFSKKSRLTEHQRTHTGEKPYECTECDKAFRWKSQLNAHQKAHTGEKSYICSDCGKGFIQKGNLIVHQRIHTGEKPYICNECGKGFIQKGNLLIHRRTHTGEKPYVCNECGKGFSQKTCLISHQRFHTGKTPFVCTECGKSCSHKSGLINHQRIHTGEKPYTCSDCGKAFRDKSCLNRHRRTHTGERPYGCSDCGKAFSHLSCLVYHKGMLHAREKRVGSVKLENPFSESHSLSHTSDLIQDKDSVNMVTMQMPSVAAQTSLTNSEFQADSKVAIVSQPVARSSVSADGRICTE encoded by the exons ATGTTGGAGAACTATAGCAACCTGGTGTCAGTGG GGTATCAAGCCAGCAAGCCAGATGCACTCTCCAAGTTGGAACAAGGAGAACCATGGATGGTAGAAAATGAAATCCACAGCCAAATCTGTCCAG AAATCAAGAAAGTTGACAATCGTCTACAGATGCACTCACAAAACCAAAGATGTCTGAAGAGAGTGGAACAATGCCATAAACATGCATTTGGAAACATCATTCATCAGAGGAAAAGTGATTTTCCTTTAAGGCAAAATCATGATACATTTGACTTACATGGGAAAATACTGAAATCAAATTTAAGTTTAATCAACCAGAACAAAAGGTATGAAATCAAGAAGTCTGTGGGGGTTAATAGAGATGGGAAATCCTTCCTTCATGCCAAGCATGAACAATTTCATAATGAAATGAACTTCCCCGAAGGTGGAAATTCTACGAATACAAATTCACAGTTCATTAAGCATCAGCAAACTCAAAAGACAGATAAACCCCATGTATGCACTGAGTGCGGGAAGGCTTTCCGCAAGAAGTCTCGCCTCATCTATCATCagagagttcacactggagagaaacctcaTGGATGCAGtatatgtgggaaagccttctcCAGAAAGTCCGGGCTCACTGAACACCAGAGAAATCACacgggagagaaaccctatgaatgcacTGAATGTGACAAAGCATTCCGCTGGAAATCACAGCTCAATGTGCACCAGAAaattcatacaggagagaaatCATATATATGCAGTGATTGTGGAAAAGGCTTCATCAAGAAGTCTCAgctcattaatcatcagagagttcatacaggagagaaaccacATGGATGCGGCCTGTGTGGGAAAGCCTTCTCCAAAAAGTCCAGGCTCACTGAACACCAGAGaactcatacaggagagaaaccctatgaatgcacTGAATGTGACAAAGCATTCCGCTGGAAATCACAGCTCAATGCGCATCAGAAAGCTCACACAGGAGAGAAGTCATATATATGCAGTGATTGTGGAAAAGGCTTCATTCAGAAGGGCAATCTCATTGTACATCAgcgaattcatactggagaaaaaccctatataTGCAATGAATGTGGAAAAGGCTTCATCCAAAAGGGTAATCTCCTTATTCATCGACgtactcacactggagagaaaccctatgtatgcaatgaatgtgggaaagGCTTCAGCCAGAAAACATGCTTAATATCCCATCAGAGATTTCACACAGGAAAGACACCCTTTGTATGTACTGAGTGTGGAAAATCCTGTTCACACAAGTCGGGTCTCATTAACCACCAGAGAattcacacaggagaaaaaccctatacATGCAGTgactgtgggaaagccttcagagATAAATCATGTCTCAACAGACATCGGAGAACTCATACAGGGGAGAGACCCTATGGATGCTCTGATTGTGGGAAAGCTTTCTCCCACTTGTCATGCCTTGTTTATCATAAGGGAATGCTGCATGCAAGAGAGAAACGTGTAGGTTCAGTCAAATTGGAAAATCCTTTCTCAGAGAGTCATAGCTTATCACATACAAGTGATCTCATACAGGATAAAGACTCTGTTAACATGGTGACTATGCAGATGCCTTCTGTGGCAGCTCAGACTTCATTAACTAACAGTGAGTTCCAAGCAGATAGCAAAGTAGCCATTGTGAGCCAGCCTGTTGCCAGAAGTTCAGTCTCAGCAGATGGTAGAATTTGCACAGAATAA